The following proteins come from a genomic window of Galactobacillus timonensis:
- the aroA gene encoding 3-phosphoshikimate 1-carboxyvinyltransferase, which yields MDVKVSGRPRARAIVTVPASKSISHRALIAASLAEGTSTIRRLVDNADTQATIRCLRHLGADVENAGDTILVYGKGISYDGEVLDCSESGSTLRFLIPIAVVQQRPVVFTGHGRLMHRPLDVYADLFARENLPFAQAGEYLRVQGPLSAGTFDIDGSISSQFITGLLFALPLLSGDSLIRIRPPYESRSYVGLTEQVLVRSGLEIQDDGLTIFIKGSQHYQPINVSVEGDASQAAFFGVLAGITDTSITLQGLNPASRQGDMAFVSALERAGVIVETSASGDGFGISGAGKLHSGTIDLADCPDLGPVLFALASQCEGTTVFTNAGRLRVKESDRIACMEEEMGKMGCDISSTRDTVTVRGRTAVRGNVEVDGHNDHRIVMALAVLAGCADGPVTIHGAEAINKSYPGFFDDLRLTGMEVQ from the coding sequence ATGGATGTAAAGGTGTCGGGACGTCCCCGTGCCCGGGCCATCGTTACTGTCCCTGCCAGCAAGTCAATCTCACACCGTGCCTTGATTGCGGCGTCACTTGCCGAAGGAACTTCAACGATCCGGCGGCTGGTTGATAATGCGGATACGCAGGCAACGATCCGGTGTCTGCGCCATCTGGGAGCGGATGTTGAAAACGCCGGTGACACGATCCTCGTTTATGGGAAGGGAATCAGCTATGATGGCGAAGTTCTTGACTGCTCAGAGTCGGGATCGACGCTTCGCTTTCTGATTCCGATTGCGGTGGTGCAGCAGCGTCCGGTTGTCTTTACGGGACATGGCCGGCTGATGCACAGGCCGCTTGATGTATATGCGGATCTCTTTGCAAGGGAGAATCTTCCGTTTGCCCAGGCTGGTGAATATCTGCGGGTGCAGGGGCCGCTTTCTGCTGGAACCTTTGATATTGATGGCTCCATCAGTTCGCAGTTTATTACGGGGCTGCTGTTTGCGCTGCCGTTACTGTCAGGTGATTCTTTGATCCGGATCCGCCCTCCGTATGAGTCACGCTCCTATGTGGGACTGACGGAGCAGGTCCTTGTCAGATCCGGCCTGGAGATTCAGGATGATGGACTCACGATTTTCATCAAAGGCAGTCAGCACTACCAGCCGATCAACGTGAGCGTGGAAGGCGATGCGTCGCAGGCCGCCTTTTTCGGTGTCCTTGCCGGCATCACGGATACTTCCATCACGCTGCAGGGCCTGAACCCTGCAAGCAGACAGGGAGACATGGCATTTGTGTCAGCCCTGGAGCGTGCCGGTGTCATTGTCGAAACGAGTGCTTCAGGTGATGGCTTTGGCATTTCGGGTGCAGGAAAATTGCATTCCGGAACGATCGATCTTGCGGACTGTCCGGACCTTGGGCCGGTGCTGTTTGCGCTGGCGTCGCAGTGTGAAGGAACGACGGTATTTACCAATGCCGGAAGGCTGCGCGTTAAGGAAAGCGATCGCATTGCGTGCATGGAAGAAGAAATGGGTAAGATGGGCTGCGATATTTCATCGACCCGGGATACCGTAACGGTACGCGGCAGGACGGCGGTCCGTGGTAATGTGGAAGTAGACGGGCATAATGATCATCGCATTGTGATGGCGCTTGCGGTACTAGCCGGATGTGCGGATGGTCCTGTGACGATTCACGGGGCCGAAGCCATCAACAAGAGCTATCCCGGTTTCTTCGATGATCTGAGGCTGACAGGCATGGAGGTTCAATGA
- a CDS encoding NusG domain II-containing protein: protein MKKKEIWILVLVAVGALVGLLVLNHVNTLYTGSSTSGDFKSESGVTVAVQHASDIVLEFDPAVDAIYTVDGDYGGLQIEVKDNQWRVINEKCPNHICASMGWANKDSLIPITCLPNNIMIFVESSNDAN, encoded by the coding sequence ATGAAAAAGAAAGAAATATGGATTCTGGTCCTTGTGGCGGTTGGTGCGCTGGTTGGTCTGCTGGTGCTGAATCATGTGAATACGCTGTATACCGGTTCTTCGACCAGCGGCGATTTCAAGTCGGAAAGCGGTGTGACGGTGGCTGTTCAGCATGCCAGTGACATTGTGCTGGAGTTCGATCCGGCGGTTGATGCGATCTATACGGTGGATGGTGATTATGGCGGACTGCAGATCGAGGTGAAGGACAACCAGTGGCGGGTCATCAATGAAAAGTGCCCGAACCACATCTGCGCTTCGATGGGCTGGGCAAACAAGGACAGCCTGATTCCGATCACGTGTCTGCCGAACAATATTATGATTTTTGTGGAGTCATCGAACGATGCGAATTGA
- a CDS encoding type II 3-dehydroquinate dehydratase, which produces MMLDTDTRIAVVGLGVLGGSYVQALHSAGFYHVIGIDIDASTIEKAKERHWIEEGGNDPSLVKDADLVIFALYPHTLIHWLEENGHWIHCGALVSDVTGVKRQIIAQVNALLPDGVEFIACHPMAGRESRGIDYADASRFEGANFIIVPTAENTRAAIDTAHSLAEALGFTRISVLSPEDHDRMVGFLSQLTHVIAISLMNASDNTHLAQYTGDSFRDLTRIANINEDLWPELFVMNKDNLLREIDEFDAEMKRFRSLLKQDDYAGMKEKMRTATERRRLFDKPKKEVKAADMKRIMFINGANLNLLGIREKNLYGSESYEDLIHLIETEAKKRQVAADCRQSNHEGDLVDWIQEAYFKHYDGVVINPGAYTHTSLALGDAVHGVAPLPVVEVHITDIDEREAYRHISYEAPYCLAQIKGHGFAGYIEAMDLILKQPEKAGE; this is translated from the coding sequence ATGATGCTGGATACGGACACAAGGATTGCGGTCGTTGGTCTTGGTGTACTTGGCGGCAGCTATGTGCAGGCGCTGCACTCTGCGGGCTTTTACCATGTGATCGGCATTGATATTGATGCGTCGACGATCGAAAAGGCGAAGGAGCGCCACTGGATTGAAGAGGGCGGGAATGATCCTTCGCTTGTAAAGGATGCGGACCTGGTGATCTTTGCGCTGTATCCTCATACACTGATCCACTGGCTTGAGGAGAATGGGCACTGGATTCATTGCGGGGCACTGGTCAGCGATGTGACCGGTGTGAAGCGGCAGATCATTGCGCAGGTCAATGCCCTTCTTCCGGACGGTGTGGAGTTTATCGCCTGCCATCCGATGGCGGGACGTGAGAGCCGCGGCATTGATTATGCGGACGCATCGCGCTTTGAAGGAGCCAATTTCATCATTGTGCCGACGGCTGAGAATACAAGAGCAGCCATTGATACGGCGCATTCGCTGGCCGAAGCACTCGGCTTTACGCGCATCAGCGTACTGTCTCCGGAAGATCATGACCGGATGGTCGGCTTTCTGTCGCAGCTTACGCATGTGATTGCGATTTCGCTGATGAATGCAAGCGACAATACGCACCTTGCGCAGTATACGGGTGACTCGTTCCGCGATCTGACGCGGATTGCGAATATCAATGAGGATCTTTGGCCGGAGCTCTTCGTCATGAACAAGGACAATCTTCTGCGGGAGATTGATGAGTTCGATGCGGAAATGAAGCGGTTCCGCAGCCTTCTGAAACAGGATGACTATGCGGGCATGAAGGAAAAGATGCGGACGGCGACAGAGCGTCGGCGGCTGTTTGACAAGCCGAAGAAGGAAGTGAAGGCGGCAGATATGAAGCGGATTATGTTCATTAACGGGGCAAATCTCAACCTGCTCGGCATCCGTGAGAAAAACCTGTATGGAAGCGAGTCCTATGAGGATCTGATTCATCTGATTGAGACGGAAGCGAAAAAGCGGCAGGTGGCGGCGGATTGCCGGCAGTCGAATCATGAAGGGGATCTGGTGGACTGGATTCAGGAAGCCTATTTCAAGCACTATGACGGGGTTGTGATCAATCCCGGTGCCTATACGCATACCAGCCTGGCTTTGGGGGATGCAGTTCATGGGGTCGCGCCGCTGCCTGTCGTAGAGGTGCATATTACGGATATTGATGAGCGTGAAGCGTATCGTCACATTTCCTATGAGGCGCCCTACTGTCTGGCACAGATCAAGGGCCATGGCTTTGCGGGCTATATTGAGGCGATGGATCTGATCCTGAAGCAGCCTGAAAAAGCGGGAGAGTAA